Proteins from a genomic interval of Bifidobacterium longum subsp. infantis ATCC 15697 = JCM 1222 = DSM 20088:
- a CDS encoding glycosyltransferase: MTIKVLYYSEGWGLGGIERFIVNTAEALDRHNYSFDVFCTHDWSACYDDTISSLGGKRYTVFHGFKPNLMKRAICSSSAWRKQLCSKHYDAVHINTMNGMGFLYAKIAYDAGIPVRIVHSHNSAFGSGSRIIKQIMHKFGQQAWSRYATFNLACSSEAGKYLFGKRRFDIIHNGVDVERFRFSMPIRSQVRAELGVGSESLLFGSVGRLAEAKDPLFQIRVLKVLCDMGVDAHLLLVGEGPLSCNVRQEAKVLDLNDRVHLPGGTAEPERFMSAFDVFTMPSLYEGFPMVVVEATDNGLPILISDTIQLGSFEAPRIRHLPTGQPRQWAEAIMQCKMHETLSDRSDGSRIVNKLGYNRVAITRQLELIYSSADC; the protein is encoded by the coding sequence ATGACCATAAAAGTTTTATATTATTCTGAAGGTTGGGGCTTAGGTGGTATTGAACGTTTCATAGTAAATACCGCAGAAGCGTTGGATCGACATAACTATAGTTTTGATGTCTTTTGTACGCATGATTGGAGTGCATGCTATGATGATACTATTTCAAGTCTCGGTGGTAAGCGTTACACGGTATTCCATGGTTTTAAGCCGAATCTTATGAAACGTGCAATATGCAGTTCTAGTGCTTGGAGAAAGCAATTATGTTCCAAACACTATGACGCTGTTCATATTAATACCATGAATGGCATGGGTTTTTTATATGCTAAGATTGCTTATGATGCAGGAATACCGGTCAGAATTGTTCATTCACATAATTCTGCTTTTGGCTCAGGATCACGGATAATAAAACAAATTATGCATAAATTTGGGCAACAGGCGTGGTCCAGATATGCCACGTTTAATCTTGCTTGTTCATCTGAGGCTGGGAAGTATCTTTTTGGAAAAAGAAGATTTGACATTATTCATAATGGCGTAGATGTAGAACGTTTCCGTTTCAGTATGCCTATTCGGTCCCAGGTGCGTGCTGAGCTCGGAGTTGGTTCAGAATCTTTGTTATTCGGTTCTGTTGGACGTTTAGCAGAAGCCAAGGATCCGTTATTCCAAATTCGTGTTTTGAAAGTATTATGTGATATGGGGGTAGATGCTCATTTACTTCTAGTTGGGGAGGGACCATTGTCTTGTAATGTGAGACAAGAAGCGAAAGTACTTGACTTAAATGACAGGGTTCATCTTCCTGGTGGCACAGCAGAGCCCGAACGATTTATGAGTGCTTTTGATGTTTTTACCATGCCATCTTTATACGAGGGGTTTCCGATGGTAGTGGTAGAAGCCACTGACAACGGGCTTCCTATTTTAATCTCGGATACAATCCAGCTTGGATCTTTTGAAGCGCCAAGAATTCGTCATCTTCCGACTGGTCAACCACGGCAATGGGCTGAGGCGATAATGCAATGCAAAATGCATGAAACCTTGTCTGACCGTAGTGATGGTTCTCGTATCGTGAACAAGCTGGGTTATAACCGTGTTGCAATTACTCGGCAGCTTGAGTTGATTTATTCGTCGGCAGATTGCTGA
- a CDS encoding EpsG family protein translates to MFQILFYPLVFAISLVFFWISDRSAHFWGGEQYRYLLCKIFSASGILFLASIAGVRDVTIGTDVKVYVIDTFEKVSQLRFTDIFISYFGIDKPIPLGFALLAWLCAHVVSDVHFFLFAIELLIIFMLYVSAARFCKGRTWLCMAAYMLFFYAESMNTMKQYLAVAICLYSLRYCFDKKIVKFICVIFIATQFHFTALTALVYYPCVLLIKGENTGNIVSTEKTRRTFLVLITLFIFVLGYYSGSTLVRFVAEYHPTVNWSVARLGTGGTSILPIISAVLISCIFLVVKNQDKDIIYNQNLNVYVYFAIIGWLGTEFTVISPNIDRVFLYEKIFTILLIPNIFSSNKLLEKTLQLLFLLWGVVCFLYLVIYGGWYEVYPYTSEILGI, encoded by the coding sequence ATGTTTCAAATATTATTTTATCCGCTTGTATTCGCTATCTCGCTTGTTTTTTTCTGGATTTCAGACAGATCGGCGCATTTCTGGGGCGGTGAACAATATAGATATTTATTATGTAAAATCTTTTCTGCATCTGGAATTCTCTTTCTTGCATCAATCGCCGGTGTGCGTGATGTGACTATTGGTACTGATGTCAAGGTATATGTGATTGACACATTCGAAAAAGTCAGTCAGCTGCGTTTTACGGATATATTTATTAGTTATTTTGGAATTGATAAGCCTATTCCTCTTGGTTTTGCACTACTTGCTTGGCTATGTGCTCACGTAGTCTCAGATGTCCATTTTTTCTTATTTGCAATAGAATTATTAATCATATTCATGCTCTATGTTTCTGCTGCAAGATTCTGTAAGGGAAGGACTTGGCTATGCATGGCCGCATATATGCTATTCTTCTATGCTGAATCTATGAATACTATGAAGCAGTACTTAGCTGTCGCAATTTGCTTATATTCTCTAAGATATTGCTTTGACAAAAAAATCGTAAAATTTATTTGTGTAATTTTTATTGCAACACAGTTTCATTTCACTGCATTAACTGCTCTGGTATATTATCCGTGTGTTTTATTGATAAAAGGAGAAAACACTGGAAATATTGTAAGCACCGAAAAAACAAGAAGGACGTTTCTTGTATTAATTACATTATTTATATTTGTTTTAGGGTATTATAGTGGATCTACTCTAGTAAGATTTGTTGCGGAATATCATCCCACTGTTAATTGGAGTGTAGCTCGACTTGGTACGGGTGGCACGTCTATCCTGCCAATCATTTCTGCTGTTCTGATTTCCTGTATTTTTTTAGTAGTCAAAAACCAAGATAAAGACATTATTTACAACCAGAATTTAAATGTATATGTATATTTTGCAATTATAGGTTGGCTTGGTACTGAATTTACAGTGATTAGTCCAAATATCGATAGAGTTTTCCTTTACGAGAAAATTTTTACTATATTATTAATACCTAATATTTTTTCCAGTAATAAGCTGTTAGAGAAAACGCTACAATTATTATTCTTATTGTGGGGCGTAGTGTGTTTTTTGTATCTGGTCATATATGGTGGCTGGTATGAAGTATACCCTTACACTTCAGAAATACTTGGTATTTAA
- a CDS encoding glycosyltransferase family 2 protein, translating to MKDKKLANIVPQNQEDEGIILSIIVPTWNIPSEIFKRCMNSIANLKNLSYEVLIMIDGDGQHDRYWAICQECFSSPERVKVIEIAHAGLNAVRNAGIKLSQGKWLFIVDADDAICVEGLTLALNALKGASDTVAYCTNHIEVFRSYSKRMMNYCEDERFNGVECCSRLMRCTYNMGQAWAKLFSRDFLITNHLYYDESLAFGEDCEFILRLAFKAEQNNVTFMGSPVFSYQYYRNADSSTKRFSEDYMNRYIRAFKIMNQDFKEAKWEPKEFDIFVAHVLMQLTVNYVFNANAGMTLKDHWHLYRKVRQIDEFACAIRNVHCAQMNSKSRSIVLMFWKLHLFLCLYVVAWFRHTQIRLGRKRWA from the coding sequence ATGAAAGACAAAAAATTGGCTAATATTGTTCCACAAAATCAGGAAGATGAGGGAATTATTCTCTCTATTATCGTTCCCACATGGAATATTCCCTCAGAGATTTTCAAACGTTGTATGAACAGTATTGCCAATCTTAAAAATCTTTCCTATGAAGTGTTGATTATGATTGACGGGGATGGCCAACACGATCGTTATTGGGCAATATGCCAGGAGTGTTTTTCTTCGCCGGAGAGAGTGAAAGTAATCGAAATAGCACATGCTGGGCTAAATGCTGTTAGGAATGCGGGCATCAAACTCTCTCAGGGGAAATGGCTTTTCATTGTAGATGCGGATGACGCTATCTGTGTCGAGGGTTTGACATTGGCGTTGAATGCGCTAAAAGGTGCATCAGATACGGTGGCGTACTGCACAAACCATATCGAGGTATTCAGATCATACAGTAAACGTATGATGAATTATTGTGAAGATGAGCGCTTTAATGGTGTAGAGTGCTGTTCGCGCTTGATGCGGTGTACGTATAACATGGGGCAAGCTTGGGCAAAGCTTTTTTCTCGGGATTTTCTAATTACTAATCATTTGTATTATGATGAGAGTCTTGCTTTCGGTGAAGATTGTGAATTTATTCTACGTTTGGCTTTTAAGGCAGAACAAAACAATGTCACTTTCATGGGGTCTCCGGTATTTAGTTATCAGTATTATCGCAATGCAGATTCATCAACGAAACGCTTTTCTGAAGATTATATGAATCGATATATTCGTGCATTTAAAATAATGAATCAGGATTTTAAAGAAGCGAAGTGGGAACCCAAAGAGTTTGACATTTTTGTAGCGCATGTTCTCATGCAATTAACTGTCAATTATGTGTTTAATGCAAATGCGGGAATGACTTTAAAAGATCATTGGCATTTGTATCGTAAGGTTCGTCAGATTGATGAATTTGCGTGTGCAATAAGAAATGTGCATTGCGCGCAGATGAATTCCAAGAGTCGTTCCATAGTGCTTATGTTTTGGAAACTGCACTTATTTCTCTGCTTGTATGTGGTCGCTTGGTTTAGGCACACGCAGATTCGTCTAGGAAGGAAGCGGTGGGCGTGA
- a CDS encoding DUF4422 domain-containing protein, producing the protein MTTGVNQEIVVAVVSHKPYRMPADSVYMPLHVGAALHPDVLPDWVQDNEGENISDRNGKYSELTGLYWLWKNCDADYIGLVHYRRHFATRSWLGRRARDRFDRIIGGQELAQVLQKADVVVPNHRNYVIETVRSHYEHTLPAEHLDVTRDVIRERYPQYLATFDKVMGGTKAHMFNMFIMRRDLLADYCAWLFPILFELEQRTDDSAYDAFNLRYPGRVSETLLDVWLSEQLQQGVRMVELPVASPEPVDWPAKIMGFLNAKFRGKKYGKSF; encoded by the coding sequence ATGACAACGGGTGTGAATCAGGAGATTGTCGTTGCCGTAGTGTCGCATAAGCCATATCGCATGCCGGCTGATTCGGTATATATGCCACTGCATGTGGGCGCCGCGCTGCATCCGGATGTGTTGCCCGATTGGGTTCAGGACAACGAGGGTGAGAATATCTCGGATCGCAATGGCAAGTATTCGGAGCTGACCGGCCTGTATTGGTTGTGGAAGAACTGCGATGCCGATTACATCGGTTTGGTGCACTACCGCAGGCATTTCGCTACTCGCAGTTGGCTGGGGCGTCGAGCCCGCGATCGTTTTGACAGGATCATCGGCGGTCAGGAACTTGCTCAGGTGCTGCAAAAGGCGGATGTAGTAGTGCCAAACCATCGTAATTACGTAATTGAAACGGTCCGTTCGCATTATGAGCACACATTGCCGGCTGAGCATCTCGATGTTACGCGGGACGTTATTCGGGAACGCTACCCGCAGTATCTTGCCACGTTCGACAAGGTGATGGGTGGAACAAAGGCTCATATGTTCAATATGTTCATAATGCGTCGAGATCTGCTTGCCGATTACTGTGCCTGGCTGTTTCCAATTCTGTTCGAGCTTGAACAGCGCACTGACGATTCAGCCTATGACGCTTTCAACCTGCGGTACCCAGGACGTGTTTCAGAGACGCTGCTGGATGTATGGCTTTCCGAGCAGCTGCAGCAAGGTGTCCGGATGGTTGAGCTTCCCGTTGCGTCGCCCGAACCGGTCGATTGGCCTGCTAAGATCATGGGATTCCTTAACGCCAAGTTCCGTGGCAAGAAATATGGGAAGAGTTTCTGA
- a CDS encoding helix-turn-helix domain-containing protein, producing the protein MGKVYSHLSEEERQVIQIEVGNGTSVRKMARLPGRSPFSISREIKRNTWFPSNESESYRPYRPKRLKTGPWTGRYHIADSYGSRRRGGDENRNGIIRRCLPKRTIIEPGMARGLREIVDETDDRPMRVLGHRTPAEAFADELLESAENKDAALTNR; encoded by the coding sequence ATGGGGAAAGTATATTCGCACCTGTCGGAAGAGGAACGCCAGGTCATCCAGATCGAGGTCGGCAACGGCACGAGCGTCAGGAAGATGGCCCGTTTGCCGGGACGCAGCCCGTTCAGCATCAGCCGGGAGATCAAGCGCAACACATGGTTCCCGTCCAACGAGAGCGAGTCCTACCGGCCGTACCGGCCGAAGCGTCTGAAGACGGGCCCGTGGACGGGCCGGTATCACATCGCCGACTCCTACGGTTCCCGGCGGCGGGGCGGCGATGAGAACCGCAACGGCATCATCCGCCGCTGCCTGCCCAAACGCACGATCATCGAACCCGGTATGGCAAGAGGGCTCCGGGAGATCGTCGACGAGACCGACGACCGGCCCATGCGCGTGCTCGGCCACCGCACGCCCGCCGAGGCATTCGCCGACGAACTGCTAGAATCAGCCGAAAACAAGGATGCTGCACTTACAAATAGATAA
- a CDS encoding protein-tyrosine-phosphatase: MHIMFVCTGNICRSPMGELLLTRYLSGTTVQVSSAGTHGLPMHQIDPNSALLMESVGIEPGGFRSRRLTQPMAKSADLILCFEKDQRKDIVTLAPTAVKYTFLLDDFANMCEYCARNGLVKGLTIQERLQSVIDSASIIRPMLPEPEDIEDPHGKEYAKFRTAAEQTNKALRTILTSMRKHYRVEEAPVRPQITRQYAYTV, from the coding sequence ATGCACATTATGTTCGTCTGCACCGGCAATATTTGTCGTTCTCCTATGGGTGAGCTATTGCTCACTCGCTACCTCTCTGGCACCACGGTGCAGGTTTCCAGTGCGGGTACGCATGGCTTGCCCATGCATCAGATTGATCCTAACAGCGCCCTGCTCATGGAGAGCGTGGGCATCGAACCGGGTGGGTTCCGCTCTCGACGCCTGACACAGCCGATGGCCAAGTCAGCTGATCTGATCCTGTGCTTTGAAAAGGATCAGCGCAAAGACATCGTCACGTTGGCTCCCACTGCTGTGAAATACACGTTCCTGCTGGACGACTTTGCGAACATGTGTGAGTACTGCGCACGTAACGGGCTGGTCAAGGGCTTGACCATTCAGGAACGCTTGCAGTCAGTGATTGACTCTGCTTCCATTATTCGGCCAATGCTCCCTGAGCCTGAGGATATTGAAGATCCGCACGGCAAGGAATACGCAAAGTTCCGTACCGCAGCAGAGCAGACGAACAAAGCGCTGCGCACCATCCTGACCAGCATGCGTAAGCACTACCGCGTTGAGGAAGCCCCGGTACGGCCTCAAATTACGCGTCAGTATGCTTATACGGTATGA
- a CDS encoding IS110 family transposase has translation MMTPDDIDVWVGLDVGKSAHHAHALDHDGNTLYDKPLKQDEKAIRTMLGKLSKHGRVLLVVDQPNTIGSLPLTVARNMGIAVAYLPGTAMRRTAQLLPGDAKTDRRDAHVIAWAALKLPETLRDAGPDDETLAALKLLAGHDEDLAHESTRHVNRLRSLLLQTHPAFERALKGERITRDATLALLERYGGPMGVKRAGIEDVKDWAKSNGLRAGRIIDDMFKAIGEQTVTVPGTLMAETIIPSIAHDIKTIRDRRREVGRQVEKLLEDHPLLTVPASMPGIGVRTASNILLGIGGDIANFKSSAHLAAYAGISPVTGQSGTSIKGERPSRRGNKRLKNALWQTAFVASTKHPPSVAYYKRKREQGKHHNAAIICLARRRCDVIYSMLKNGTLYQEPALVA, from the coding sequence ATGATGACCCCGGACGACATCGACGTGTGGGTCGGCCTGGACGTGGGCAAGAGCGCGCACCACGCGCACGCCCTCGACCATGACGGGAACACCCTGTACGACAAGCCGTTGAAACAGGACGAGAAGGCCATCCGCACGATGCTGGGCAAGCTCTCCAAGCATGGCCGTGTGCTGCTGGTCGTGGACCAGCCCAACACCATCGGCTCCCTGCCCCTGACGGTGGCGCGGAACATGGGGATCGCGGTTGCCTACCTTCCCGGCACGGCCATGCGCAGGACCGCGCAGCTGCTGCCCGGGGACGCGAAGACCGACCGCAGGGACGCGCATGTGATCGCGTGGGCCGCGCTCAAGCTGCCCGAGACGCTCAGGGACGCGGGCCCGGATGACGAGACCCTCGCCGCCCTGAAGCTGCTCGCCGGCCACGACGAGGACCTCGCCCACGAATCCACCCGCCACGTCAACCGCCTGCGGAGCCTGCTGCTGCAGACCCACCCCGCGTTCGAACGCGCGCTCAAGGGCGAGAGAATCACGCGCGACGCGACGCTCGCGCTGCTCGAACGATACGGCGGGCCCATGGGCGTGAAACGGGCCGGGATCGAGGACGTGAAGGACTGGGCCAAGTCCAACGGGCTTCGCGCCGGCCGCATCATCGACGACATGTTCAAGGCGATCGGCGAGCAGACCGTCACCGTGCCCGGCACCCTCATGGCCGAGACCATCATCCCCTCCATCGCCCACGACATCAAGACGATCAGGGACCGGCGGCGCGAGGTCGGCCGCCAGGTCGAGAAGCTCCTGGAGGACCACCCTCTTCTCACGGTCCCGGCGTCGATGCCCGGGATAGGCGTCAGGACCGCAAGCAACATCCTGCTCGGCATCGGCGGCGACATCGCCAACTTCAAATCGTCCGCCCATCTGGCCGCCTACGCGGGCATATCGCCCGTCACCGGCCAATCCGGCACCAGCATCAAAGGCGAACGGCCCTCCAGGCGGGGCAACAAACGCCTCAAGAACGCGCTGTGGCAGACCGCGTTCGTCGCATCCACCAAACACCCGCCCTCCGTGGCCTATTACAAGCGCAAACGCGAACAGGGCAAACACCACAACGCCGCCATCATCTGCCTCGCGCGTCGGCGCTGCGACGTGATCTACAGCATGCTCAAAAACGGAACCCTCTACCAGGAACCAGCCCTCGTAGCCTGA
- a CDS encoding sugar transferase produces MSRVSTTASATAQHMNSTTAETETLHRVQISRAQAAHTDSHIADATPDTAAPTFFDGTYFSSSPDGTVTHNDAGDRPHLIEYSVPKWRYLYNTTMVILDLLMTIIATCIVFACNPGAYANVRNMGPSDYGVFSFLSLACISWLISLYAARSYERHTMGEGYGLYAKLLNAAFIDFIMLCTLGYLFHLNVPRSLNVFIPILSLILVIVERWLMRRALHRNRAKGEFNYPTIIIGSPEGISKTLKQLRACLSLGYAPIAVCPVASVCDSDDPNAAQHLVSVPFIPANDEEARLKVLALNSHLPQTAKRMKVRTILIADVLTHDSETMRTLSLAVESMGIELALTASVADLSGANLQLHNDPSMPILTARLAQYSLPTRIFKRVCDIVLSLVAIILSSPIMLWAAYKVKREDGGPVFYSQTRIGIYGKPFTMYKFRSMRLNADKMDAEVAAAAGVELGTTFKVKDDPRVTKIGKFIRKTSIDEVPQFFNVLKGDMSMVGPRPQRQYEVDQYSPLYSTRLLVKPGITGPWQISGRNDLSQEQSEYADVSYIQNWSITGDIAILLKTVGAVFNGTGM; encoded by the coding sequence ATGTCGAGAGTCAGCACCACGGCATCAGCAACGGCTCAACATATGAACAGCACCACAGCAGAGACTGAGACACTGCACCGAGTGCAAATCAGCCGTGCTCAGGCAGCACATACGGATTCTCACATTGCGGACGCAACTCCTGATACGGCTGCACCAACATTTTTTGACGGCACTTACTTCTCATCTTCTCCGGATGGCACCGTTACTCATAACGATGCTGGCGATAGGCCTCATCTCATCGAATATTCAGTGCCCAAATGGCGTTATCTGTACAATACGACCATGGTGATTCTGGATCTGCTGATGACCATCATCGCCACCTGCATCGTATTCGCGTGCAATCCAGGAGCATATGCCAATGTGCGGAACATGGGACCATCCGATTATGGTGTATTCAGTTTCCTGAGCTTGGCCTGCATCTCCTGGCTCATCAGCCTCTATGCAGCTCGAAGCTACGAACGCCACACTATGGGCGAGGGATACGGACTATATGCCAAGCTGCTGAATGCGGCCTTTATCGACTTCATTATGCTCTGTACATTGGGCTACTTGTTCCATCTGAATGTGCCGCGTTCCCTGAATGTATTTATTCCTATCCTTTCTCTCATCCTCGTTATCGTTGAACGGTGGCTGATGCGTCGTGCGCTTCACCGCAATCGAGCAAAAGGCGAGTTCAACTACCCCACTATTATCATTGGCTCTCCGGAGGGCATCAGTAAAACGCTGAAGCAGCTCAGGGCATGCCTCAGCCTGGGGTATGCACCCATCGCGGTCTGCCCTGTTGCCTCTGTGTGTGATTCGGATGACCCGAATGCTGCTCAACATCTTGTATCGGTTCCGTTTATTCCTGCCAATGATGAAGAAGCGCGGCTCAAGGTGTTGGCGTTGAACTCCCATTTGCCTCAGACCGCCAAGCGGATGAAGGTTCGCACTATTCTGATCGCTGATGTGCTGACGCATGATTCTGAAACCATGCGTACTCTTTCGCTCGCTGTTGAATCTATGGGCATCGAGCTGGCTCTTACTGCATCCGTTGCAGATCTGAGCGGCGCAAATCTGCAGCTACACAATGACCCCTCTATGCCGATTTTGACAGCCCGACTTGCACAGTATTCTCTGCCGACTCGCATCTTTAAGCGTGTGTGCGATATCGTTCTCTCCCTGGTGGCAATCATTCTGAGTTCGCCCATCATGCTATGGGCTGCATATAAGGTTAAGCGAGAAGACGGTGGCCCCGTGTTCTACTCACAGACTCGTATCGGCATCTACGGCAAGCCTTTCACTATGTACAAATTCCGTTCCATGCGGCTGAACGCCGATAAGATGGATGCCGAAGTGGCTGCCGCAGCTGGCGTGGAACTGGGAACAACATTCAAGGTCAAGGACGATCCTCGTGTTACTAAAATTGGTAAGTTTATCCGTAAGACTTCCATTGACGAGGTTCCTCAGTTCTTCAATGTGCTGAAGGGCGATATGTCCATGGTGGGTCCGCGTCCGCAACGTCAATATGAGGTTGACCAGTACTCGCCATTGTATTCCACTCGCCTACTGGTCAAGCCGGGTATCACCGGTCCTTGGCAGATTTCCGGGCGTAATGATTTGTCTCAGGAACAGTCTGAATATGCAGATGTGTCATATATTCAGAATTGGTCTATCACGGGGGATATCGCGATTCTGCTGAAGACAGTGGGCGCGGTATTTAATGGAACTGGTATGTAG
- a CDS encoding ATP-binding protein: MPEDYVELVKQLIGHVSETQTIEFKDSNARFEMIGRDIAALANSAIVEGQDYAYMVWGVEDSTHAIIGTSFDPLTAKRGNQELEIWLRVKLSSNAEFRFLSVDVDGKHVVVLRIWPAVGYPVSFDNVEYIRSGTSTQPLQKNSQREQRLWDLTRSGAFEDQIALRWLSRDEVLHKINWARYFTQTGIPVPEGGSSILHYLVTDNIVKTLDSGQYAVTNLGALLFAANMDDFETVSRKAIRIIRYSGKDRIAATRSKIFLGGYAYIDGVMDYIQALLPEQEVIDKGLRVTMNGYPELAIRELVGNMLIHQDLTIRGGGPLVEVFDDRVEFSNPGASLIQVPRLVNDPPQSRNPRLAKLARRLHICEEAGSGWDKIIRSCELMQLPAPEIQEARGDAPSMRVRLMQRRPYRDLTVDERLQACYWHACLQYANGNALTNASLRERFGLSTSSSSQISRLIADAISDRLIRPVDADAANKKMRYIPAWVRE; encoded by the coding sequence ATGCCGGAAGATTACGTTGAACTGGTGAAACAACTCATCGGTCACGTTTCAGAGACGCAGACGATTGAGTTCAAGGATTCCAATGCCCGATTCGAGATGATTGGCCGTGATATTGCGGCACTTGCTAATTCCGCAATTGTGGAGGGGCAAGATTATGCGTATATGGTATGGGGTGTTGAGGATTCGACGCATGCCATTATCGGGACATCATTCGATCCGCTGACGGCAAAAAGAGGCAATCAGGAACTAGAAATTTGGCTCCGTGTAAAACTCTCCAGCAATGCTGAGTTCCGATTCCTCTCAGTCGATGTAGATGGCAAACATGTCGTTGTGCTGCGTATTTGGCCGGCAGTCGGTTATCCGGTGTCGTTCGATAATGTCGAATATATTCGTTCAGGAACCTCGACCCAACCTCTGCAGAAAAATTCCCAACGTGAACAACGGTTGTGGGATTTGACTCGATCAGGAGCATTTGAGGATCAGATAGCATTGCGCTGGCTAAGCCGCGATGAAGTGCTGCATAAAATCAATTGGGCTCGTTACTTTACTCAGACCGGTATTCCAGTACCGGAAGGTGGGTCGTCCATACTTCATTATCTCGTTACAGATAACATCGTTAAGACGTTAGATAGCGGGCAATACGCTGTAACCAATCTCGGGGCGTTGTTGTTCGCAGCGAATATGGATGATTTCGAGACCGTCTCGCGTAAGGCCATTCGCATTATTCGCTACTCGGGCAAAGATCGGATTGCGGCGACTCGTTCCAAGATTTTCCTAGGTGGATATGCCTATATTGACGGTGTCATGGATTACATTCAGGCGTTATTGCCGGAGCAAGAAGTGATTGATAAGGGATTGCGTGTAACCATGAACGGTTATCCTGAATTGGCGATTCGTGAACTCGTGGGCAATATGCTCATTCATCAGGATCTTACGATACGAGGCGGTGGTCCTCTCGTGGAGGTTTTTGATGATCGTGTTGAATTTTCTAATCCAGGTGCATCCCTGATTCAGGTGCCGAGGCTGGTTAATGATCCTCCTCAGTCACGCAATCCGCGACTGGCAAAATTGGCTCGTAGGCTGCATATATGTGAAGAAGCCGGGTCTGGCTGGGATAAGATTATTCGTTCCTGTGAACTGATGCAGTTGCCTGCGCCAGAGATTCAGGAGGCTCGCGGTGATGCGCCGAGTATGCGGGTCCGTTTAATGCAGCGGCGCCCATATCGGGATCTTACGGTTGATGAAAGATTGCAGGCATGCTACTGGCATGCTTGTCTGCAGTACGCCAATGGTAATGCGCTGACTAATGCGTCTTTGCGTGAGAGGTTCGGACTATCCACATCATCCAGCTCTCAAATCTCAAGGCTGATTGCTGACGCCATATCTGACAGGTTGATTCGCCCGGTGGATGCGGATGCCGCCAATAAGAAGATGCGGTATATACCGGCATGGGTACGAGAGTGA
- a CDS encoding transposase, with the protein MSSSELMLRRLVPVPIKLVLILVGNDAHIASMEFLECFSHSRLLIIDNRALAAKHVSGLSNARLEAVNNRIKTTIKIGYGYRNLDNLIALVMLKCGGLNLQLPGRQ; encoded by the coding sequence GTGAGTTCAAGCGAACTGATGCTACGCCGGCTCGTCCCCGTCCCCATCAAACTTGTGCTCATCCTCGTAGGCAACGATGCCCATATCGCCTCGATGGAGTTTCTTGAATGTTTCAGCCACTCGCGCCTGCTCATCATCGACAACAGGGCGCTCGCGGCTAAGCATGTCAGCGGACTGTCCAACGCAAGGCTCGAGGCCGTGAACAACAGGATCAAGACCACCATCAAGATCGGCTACGGCTACCGGAACCTCGACAACCTCATCGCCCTGGTCATGCTCAAATGCGGCGGACTCAACCTCCAACTCCCCGGACGCCAATAG